From Acidimicrobiia bacterium, the proteins below share one genomic window:
- a CDS encoding adenosylcobalamin-dependent ribonucleoside-diphosphate reductase — MSSISSPAPTHTSGSTKTTASNISGEPTPPNPASFSNTKSVPGGRKGLEMWRLYTTDTGSPYDGLVFEKRLAKIQDFKTGETKFELEVEVPTEWDQGAVDVLASKYCRKTGVPVLDNTGTPVIGDDGNIVTGPETSVKQVVERLANAWMLWGKNNNYFASDTDAEIYRDEMVYMLVRQIGAPNSPQFFNTGLFEAYGIVEDSEGNQFFNPETGVTELSAHKYARSAASACYIQGVADNLVGDGGIMEFITNEARLFKGGSGSGSNLSQIREKGSPLTGGGFSSGVMSFARAADRSAGAIKSGGTTRRAAKMVILDADHPDILEFVNSKVVEEKTAQTLIAAGYDSHYDTPGGAYDIVSFQNANHSVRIPRGFLDKVKNNEKLGLVSRRDGSIVDQIDASELWETIAQAAWFAADPGIQFDGIINDWATTPNDGPIRGSNPCSEYLHIDDTACNLASLNLAKFFVGDTFENQTFNVEQFMHAVRLWTVTLEITVAMSHYPTALVAKNSWEHRTLGLGFANLGALIMRAGWSYDSPEARSIMGAVTSLMTSTAYATSAALAAVVGPCDAYPRNKEAMLKVLRNHRRAAHGSELNIEVSGDYEGLEVIPQSIDHNLLKTTQFGNLSEQVIHTSNMMVDLVETHGARNMQVTVIAPTGTIGLLMGCDTTGPEPDFALVKWKALAGGGTMKIVNQSVPVALRSLGYDENTVERIVTYALGTQTLVSSTPINQGSLAGAGVSLEELQQIEAAIPTSVDLAAAFVPHVTGDELYLRNGLDPNVTHPTVLLQKLGFTPQDIVVSSQTICGRETVEGAPDLKTSDLGVFDTANQCGTGTRHIPWRGHVEALGAIQPHVSGGISKTINLPNHATPEDILEAHNLAYEKGVKCVAVYRDGSKGSQPLTSSATNDSETENETHLETNQVETPHQNTNPAKIVDSDVETKPGVSPTAFYNGKVPPRFRLPKNRAARTFSFEIGNMDCYLTTGEYDDGTLGEIWLSVAKDGSTMRGAFSAFSIAISLGLQRGVPLEHFVDKFTGHNFAPNGIVIHPNLKMASSIPDAIFRLLGWWYLDRDDLVQLPERENLPIPAATTPNPTSPLADNQPDGTVVAVVDLGQTSSPYTGSLCPNCSSSHMVKNGTCERCLACGEVTGCS; from the coding sequence ATGTCAAGCATTTCTTCCCCCGCCCCTACCCACACCTCTGGCAGTACCAAGACCACTGCTTCTAACATCTCTGGAGAACCAACCCCACCAAACCCGGCGTCTTTTAGTAACACCAAGAGTGTTCCTGGTGGTCGTAAAGGGTTAGAGATGTGGCGGCTATACACCACTGATACCGGCTCACCGTATGATGGTCTTGTTTTTGAGAAACGGTTAGCTAAAATCCAGGATTTTAAAACCGGTGAAACAAAATTTGAACTTGAAGTCGAAGTACCTACAGAATGGGATCAAGGTGCTGTTGATGTTTTAGCGTCTAAATATTGCCGTAAAACAGGTGTACCTGTTCTAGACAACACCGGAACACCTGTCATAGGGGATGACGGTAACATTGTTACAGGGCCTGAAACGTCAGTTAAACAAGTTGTGGAACGTTTAGCAAACGCTTGGATGTTGTGGGGTAAAAACAACAACTATTTTGCTAGTGACACAGACGCCGAGATTTATCGGGATGAAATGGTGTACATGTTGGTGCGTCAAATAGGCGCTCCGAACAGCCCCCAGTTTTTCAACACCGGCCTTTTTGAAGCGTACGGTATTGTGGAAGATAGTGAAGGCAACCAGTTTTTTAATCCTGAAACAGGGGTCACTGAACTTTCAGCACACAAATATGCTCGTTCAGCGGCGTCAGCGTGTTACATCCAAGGAGTGGCTGACAACCTGGTAGGTGATGGTGGTATCATGGAGTTCATCACCAACGAGGCTCGCCTGTTTAAAGGCGGGTCAGGGTCTGGGTCTAACCTGTCACAAATCCGTGAAAAAGGGTCGCCTTTAACCGGTGGTGGTTTCTCCTCAGGTGTTATGAGTTTCGCTAGAGCTGCGGACCGTTCCGCGGGGGCGATCAAATCTGGGGGAACAACACGCCGTGCAGCAAAAATGGTGATTTTGGACGCTGACCACCCTGACATTTTAGAGTTTGTTAACTCTAAAGTTGTAGAAGAAAAAACAGCGCAAACGTTGATCGCTGCCGGATATGATTCACATTATGACACTCCTGGCGGGGCGTACGACATTGTGTCGTTCCAAAACGCTAATCATTCGGTACGTATCCCACGAGGGTTCCTAGACAAAGTTAAAAACAACGAAAAGTTGGGTTTAGTGTCAAGACGGGACGGTTCTATCGTTGATCAGATAGACGCCTCCGAGTTGTGGGAAACAATAGCGCAGGCCGCTTGGTTCGCTGCAGATCCTGGGATACAGTTCGATGGGATTATTAACGATTGGGCTACAACCCCAAACGACGGACCGATCCGCGGATCGAACCCTTGTTCTGAATATCTCCACATTGACGACACTGCTTGTAACCTTGCTAGTTTGAACCTGGCCAAGTTTTTTGTTGGGGACACCTTCGAAAACCAAACATTCAACGTTGAACAGTTCATGCACGCTGTAAGGCTTTGGACTGTAACACTGGAAATAACTGTGGCAATGTCACATTACCCAACAGCTTTGGTAGCGAAAAACAGTTGGGAACACAGAACTTTAGGTTTAGGTTTCGCTAACCTTGGGGCACTAATTATGCGTGCCGGTTGGTCTTATGACTCTCCTGAAGCACGGTCCATTATGGGTGCGGTGACGTCGTTGATGACTTCAACAGCCTATGCGACCTCCGCAGCGCTAGCAGCTGTGGTGGGCCCCTGTGATGCGTATCCACGTAACAAAGAAGCCATGTTGAAAGTGCTGCGCAACCATCGCCGCGCTGCGCATGGCAGCGAACTAAACATCGAAGTGTCAGGGGATTATGAAGGTTTAGAAGTTATCCCACAAAGCATCGACCATAACCTGCTTAAAACTACACAGTTCGGTAACCTTTCAGAACAAGTTATCCACACATCTAATATGATGGTCGATCTCGTCGAAACTCACGGCGCTCGAAATATGCAGGTAACTGTGATCGCCCCAACAGGAACGATCGGGCTTTTGATGGGTTGTGACACTACTGGCCCGGAACCAGATTTTGCGTTAGTGAAATGGAAAGCGTTGGCTGGTGGTGGCACCATGAAAATCGTTAACCAGTCTGTGCCTGTAGCGTTACGTTCACTAGGTTACGACGAAAACACGGTTGAACGGATCGTGACCTATGCGCTTGGCACACAAACCTTAGTTTCTAGCACCCCGATCAACCAGGGTTCGTTAGCCGGGGCGGGGGTTAGCTTAGAAGAGCTGCAACAAATTGAGGCTGCTATTCCAACTTCTGTTGATCTTGCAGCAGCGTTCGTCCCGCATGTCACTGGCGATGAGTTGTATCTACGCAACGGTCTTGACCCTAACGTCACCCACCCCACAGTTTTGTTACAAAAACTAGGGTTCACCCCACAAGACATTGTGGTTTCCTCCCAAACAATCTGCGGCCGGGAAACTGTAGAAGGCGCCCCCGATCTTAAAACCAGCGACCTTGGTGTGTTTGACACTGCAAACCAGTGCGGCACAGGAACCAGACATATCCCATGGAGGGGACATGTTGAAGCCTTAGGTGCTATACAACCCCATGTGTCGGGAGGTATCTCTAAAACTATCAACCTTCCAAACCACGCAACCCCCGAAGATATTTTAGAAGCCCACAACCTTGCCTACGAAAAAGGTGTGAAATGTGTAGCTGTTTATAGAGACGGGTCTAAAGGTTCCCAACCTCTAACAAGTAGCGCCACCAACGACTCGGAAACCGAAAACGAAACACACCTAGAAACCAACCAGGTTGAAACCCCACACCAAAACACTAACCCCGCTAAAATTGTGGATAGTGATGTGGAAACAAAACCTGGTGTTAGCCCCACAGCGTTTTACAACGGGAAAGTCCCGCCAAGGTTCCGACTGCCAAAGAACCGTGCCGCACGCACATTTTCTTTCGAAATTGGAAACATGGACTGCTATCTCACCACCGGGGAGTACGACGACGGTACTTTAGGTGAAATCTGGTTGAGCGTAGCTAAAGACGGTTCAACAATGCGAGGAGCGTTCTCAGCGTTTTCTATTGCTATTAGCCTTGGGCTGCAACGAGGCGTACCCCTTGAACATTTCGTAGATAAATTTACGGGCCATAACTTTGCTCCCAACGGGATCGTTATCCACCCAAACCTTAAAATGGCGTCGTCTATACCAGACGCTATTTTTAGACTGTTAGGTTGGTGGTATCTAGACCGTGACGACCTGGTACAACTACCCGAGAGGGAAAACCTTCCAATACCGGCAGCTACAACCCCCAACCCAACATCCCCACTGGCAGACAACCAACCAGATGGCACTGTGGTAGCTGTGGTTGATTTGGGGCAAACATCATCACCTTATACAGGTAGTTTATGTCCGAATTGTTCTTCGTCACATATGGTTAAAAACGGTACCTGCGAAAGGTGCTTGGCATGCGGAGAAGTCACCGGCTGCAGTTAA